The Neodiprion virginianus isolate iyNeoVirg1 chromosome 5, iyNeoVirg1.1, whole genome shotgun sequence genome contains a region encoding:
- the LOC124304889 gene encoding protein spire isoform X3: MALDVTAIAEYNDDEKSKEAFVETATGDNSETSSAHVGPVSSCRAARNIAADNDNSAKRGVRWCAVRSAGASFSDDNNNEQNNNDENENDNDDNNNVDDNARRGVNDGDRPTFGARGEFESEFDQSEQLSFKALGRSHSASGDKNNYSNNNRSAERVHVNERGRCAGEEINGSIESVSGSRSIGLSGRTATTGELGMIAESPISNSGGNSGKNANWRNSERLAEVAMTAAAGGDEEESALARIVSRNERDHRATRSCENTPVTASCCPTIVRSGKKLHQPPRPRCRLNADNCLSLRDILLSFNGPISEEQAWALCYQCARCFKNAIFSHPHPSPRNDDRLYHVTELSHVLLHRDGDVHQSTMRNPPNTADTDSREAFTSEHKLVFSLGMIVFAALDFGLDEEEERRVAPDLEALITLMTQPEDESEAEDRLQETDDEGIERDSGESEDDPIHQTPDAHGVHPAGYIRRVCTPRAPAPCSINTVIQLCTRHLQGTSEQADTHYKAVVRALVAEALELSHFLEKVAADKQGNNSTSTVTGDTTERNLDTLDFNDWARFWVQVIGELRRGVKLKKVEGSIGPGGEGGTGGGHPGGKRTRVTGRGIEFELTPYEILMDDIRARRYRLRTTPSPSPAHLRKDAHAVILDFIRSRPPLKKASERKLPPLKRQSTPHELLMESIKRPPKPLRPSCSPKRLGRDDATEQRTPTRDFVLSGTGTKDDVETTNAGLDTTPKSSRRASNDLSRPPHHPPRRLIIPDDVKLDGEDDDDDDCWGDGNEIEDDNDEAEVEGERQRAGESANPWRRTGGLRLTRNEYHRFCDTQLESYDLATQCPTRRISNRRHTVTSVTSTGLGTLSLPHSRPQSRLYESRNLRDTTLPRAPRSKDRDRFIEPELPSSVSSSQDELGQEVSMLKSSSKGGGNSSLGNMFLDERLSLTLEEIVHIRSVLTKAELESLPVEGRVKEDVEKRRVCFLCLKTRFGILGPWGQRCRLCERTVCGKCYIKMRIPTEHFAHVPVVLLSPSLMLSPASEVDGKEYSSPSHGAVRNLWPRPAGGVGSAPASPATKRRDPALRNTPTPTPTPSSVNISHREDDGTACNSLPPSNSSPAASFQKMDKSRRFYCSSANSSPARTSASSARYGAGDLRVAEQLRGVAMVVCQDCRILVLQIIQSSRTTRATIRNNVISRLTLNLSPIYV; the protein is encoded by the exons ATGGCACTTGATGTAACGGCCATAGCGGAGTACAACGACGACGAAAAAAGCAAAGAGGCGTTTGTAGAAACGGCGACTGGAGATAATAGCGAAACTTCGTCAGCGCACGTCGGTCCCGTCAGCAGTTGTCGGGCTGCGCGGAATATCGCCGCTGATAACGATAACAGTGCTAAACGAGGAGTACGGTGGTGTGCGGTGCGAAGTGCTGGTGCTAGTTTCAGTGACGATAACAACAACGAGCAGAACAATAATGATGAGAACGAGAATGACAATGATGATAACAACAACGTTGACGATAACGCAAGGAGGGGAGTGAACGACGGTGATCGTCCAACGTTCGGCGCTCGCGGTGAGTTTGAATCGGAGTTCGATCAAAGCGAACAATTATCGTTCAAAGCGTTGGGCCGTAGCCATTCGGCCTCCGGAGATAAGAACAATTACAGCAACAATAATCGTAGTGCGGAACGGGTTCACGTGAATGAGCGTGGTCGTTGCGCGGGGGAGGAAATCAATGGTAGCATCGAGAGCGTCAGCGGCAGCAGAAGCATCGGCTTGTCGGGCCGGACCGCAACAACCGGCGAATTAGGCATGATCGCAGAGTCCCCCATTTCTAACTCGGGCGGTAACAGCGGCAAGAATGCAAACTGGAGAAACAGTGAACGCCTCGCGGAAGTCGCGATGACCGCCGCAGCGGGCGGCGACGAGGAGGAGTCAGCCCTCGCCCGCATCGTCTCCCGAAACGAGCGCGACCACCGAGCTACCAGGTCCTGCGAAAACACCCCGGTCACAGCCAGCTGCTGTCCGACGATCGTCCGAAGCGGCAAGAAGCTTCATCAGCCACCTAGGCCTCGGTGTAGGCTTAACGCCGACAATTGTCTCAGCCTCCGCGACATCCTTCTGTCGTTTAATGGTCCGATCAGCGAGGAGCAGGCCTGGGCTCTCTGCTATCAGTGCGCCAGGTGCTTCAAGAACGCGATTTTTTCCCACCCTCATCCCTCACCTCGGAACGACGACCGTCTCTACCACGTCACCGAACTCTCCCACGTCCTCCTCCACAGGGACGGCGACGTGCATCAGTCAACCATGCGCAACCCACCGAATACTGCCGATACAG ATTCGAGGGAAGCGTTCACATCGGAACACAAG ttGGTGTTCTCGCTGGGTATGATAGTTTTCGCCGCTCTAGACTTTGGtctggacgaggaggaggaacgACGCGTAGCTCCAGATCTCGAAGCCCTAATAACGCTGATGACACAACCCG AGGATGAATCCGAGGCGGAGGACCGGCTCCAGGAAACCGACGACGAGGGTATCGAACGGGATTCTGGGGAGAGCGAGGACGACCCGATTCATCAGACTCCCGATGCTCACGGGGTTCATCCCGCTGGCTACATCCGGAGGGTTTGTACACCACGCGCCCCTGCACCATGCTCCATCAACACTGTGATACAG CTATGCACGAGGCATCTTCAGGGGACGTCGGAACAGGCGGATACTCACTACAAGGCGGTCGTCCGCGCTCTAGTCGCAGAGGCTCTGGAGTTGTCTCATTTTCTGGAAAAGGTCGCCGCCGACAAACAGGGCAATAATTCTACGTCGACCGTAACCGGTGATACAACGGAGCGGAATCTCGACACCCTCGACTTCAACGACTGG GCCAGATTCTGGGTCCAAGTTATTGGAGAGCTGCGGCGTGGCGTGAAGTTGAAGAAAGTCGAAGGGTCGATCGGCCCAGGAGGTGAGGGAGGAACCGGAGGTGGACATCCCGGTGGAAAGCGTACTCGCGTCACCGGTCGAGGTATAGAGTTCGAATTGACACCTTACGAGATTTTGATGGACGATATCAGGGCACGCCGGTATCGACTGCGGACAACACCATCACCGTCGCCTGCTCACCTCAGGAAGGACGCCCACGCCGTCATTCTCGACTTCATTAGGAGTAGACCACCCCTTAAAAAG GCGTCCGAGCGGAAGCTGCCGCCGTTAAAGCGACAATCGACGCCGCATGAACTGCTGATGGAGAGTATAAAACGACCCCCTAAACCACTTCGGCCGTCCTGCAGCCCGAAAAGGCTCGGGAGAGACGACGCAACGGAACAGAGGACGCCAACGCGGGATTTCGTACTTTCAG GTACTGGAACCAAAGATGATGTCGAGACAACGAACGCCGGACTCGATACAACACCGAAAAGTTCTAGGCGTGCATCGAACGATCTATCTCGGCCGCCTCACCATCCACCGCGCCGTTTGATCATACCCGACGACGTCAAG CTCGACGGTGaggatgacgacgacgatgactgCTGGGGCGATGGGAATGAGATCGAGGACGACAACGACGAAGCTGAGGTTGAAGGGGAGCGACAGAGGGCCGGTGAGTCGGCGAATCCGTGGCGACGGACAGGTGGGCTCAGACTTACAAGAAACGAGTATCATCGTTTCTGCGACACGCAACTAgagt CTTACGACCTAGCGACCCAGTGCCCGACAAGGAGGATCTCTAATCGCCGGCACACAGTGACTAGCGTGACCAGCACTGGACTAGGGACGCTATCGCTTCCACACTCGAGACCACAGAGTCGGCTGTATGAGTCTCGGAATCTCAGGGATACGACTCTTCCCCGTGCGCCGAGATCGAAAGACCGAGATCGTTTTATCGAGCCGGAGTTGCCCTCCAGTGTAAGCAGCTCGCAGGACGAACTGGGACAAGAGGTATCGATGCTG AAGTCGTCAAGCAAGGGGGGAGGAAACTCGTCGCTCGGCAATATGTTCCTTGACGAACGTCTCTCGCTTACTCTCGAAGAGATTGTTCACATACGCAGCGTTCTGACCAAGGCGGAACTCGAATCGCTTCCGGTTGAGGGGCGGGTCAAAGAAGACGTGGAGAAGAGGCGGGTTTGTTTCTTATGCTTGAAAACCAGGTTCGGCATCCTTGGTCCGTGGGGCCAGCGCTGTCGGCTTTGTGAACGGACCGTTTGCGGAAAGTGTTACATCAAG ATGCGAATACCAACGGAACATTTCGCCCACGTGCCGGTCGTTCTCTTGTCACCGAGTTTGATGTTGTCACCGGCCTCCGAAGTGGATGGAAAGGAATACTCATCGCCGAGCCATGGCGCGGTTCGAAATCTCTGGCCCAGGCCGGCGGGCGGCGTTGGATCCGCACCAGCATCTCCGGCCACGAAACGGCGTGACCCGGCATTGAGAAACACCCCGACACCGACCCCAACTCCATCCTCTGTTAATATTTCGCATCGCGAGGATGACGGGACGGCCTGCAACAGCCTGCCGCCGAGCAACAGCAGCCCTGCCGCATCTTTCCAAAAAATGGACAAAAG TCGGAGATTTTACTGCAGCAGCGCGAACAGTAGCCCGGCCCGGACGTCTGCATCGTCGGCGCGTTATGGAGCTGGTGATTTACGGGTCGCCGAGCAGCTGCGAGGTGTAGCAATGGTCGTTTGCCAAGACTGCCGGATCCTGGTTCTTCAAATAATACAGAGCTCCCGTACAACGCGAGCAACGATACGCAACAACGTGATCTCACGACTGACATTGAACTTGTCTCCCATTTACGTTTAA
- the LOC124304889 gene encoding protein spire isoform X1 — translation MALDVTAIAEYNDDEKSKEAFVETATGDNSETSSAHVGPVSSCRAARNIAADNDNSAKRGVRWCAVRSAGASFSDDNNNEQNNNDENENDNDDNNNVDDNARRGVNDGDRPTFGARGEFESEFDQSEQLSFKALGRSHSASGDKNNYSNNNRSAERVHVNERGRCAGEEINGSIESVSGSRSIGLSGRTATTGELGMIAESPISNSGGNSGKNANWRNSERLAEVAMTAAAGGDEEESALARIVSRNERDHRATRSCENTPVTASCCPTIVRSGKKLHQPPRPRCRLNADNCLSLRDILLSFNGPISEEQAWALCYQCARCFKNAIFSHPHPSPRNDDRLYHVTELSHVLLHRDGDVHQSTMRNPPNTADTDSREAFTSEHKLVFSLGMIVFAALDFGLDEEEERRVAPDLEALITLMTQPEDESEAEDRLQETDDEGIERDSGESEDDPIHQTPDAHGVHPAGYIRRVCTPRAPAPCSINTVIQLCTRHLQGTSEQADTHYKAVVRALVAEALELSHFLEKVAADKQGNNSTSTVTGDTTERNLDTLDFNDWTNVRIWRALQARFWVQVIGELRRGVKLKKVEGSIGPGGEGGTGGGHPGGKRTRVTGRGIEFELTPYEILMDDIRARRYRLRTTPSPSPAHLRKDAHAVILDFIRSRPPLKKASERKLPPLKRQSTPHELLMESIKRPPKPLRPSCSPKRLGRDDATEQRTPTRDFVLSGTGTKDDVETTNAGLDTTPKSSRRASNDLSRPPHHPPRRLIIPDDVKLDGEDDDDDDCWGDGNEIEDDNDEAEVEGERQRAGESANPWRRTGGLRLTRNEYHRFCDTQLESYDLATQCPTRRISNRRHTVTSVTSTGLGTLSLPHSRPQSRLYESRNLRDTTLPRAPRSKDRDRFIEPELPSSVSSSQDELGQEVSMLKSSSKGGGNSSLGNMFLDERLSLTLEEIVHIRSVLTKAELESLPVEGRVKEDVEKRRVCFLCLKTRFGILGPWGQRCRLCERTVCGKCYIKMRIPTEHFAHVPVVLLSPSLMLSPASEVDGKEYSSPSHGAVRNLWPRPAGGVGSAPASPATKRRDPALRNTPTPTPTPSSVNISHREDDGTACNSLPPSNSSPAASFQKMDKSRRFYCSSANSSPARTSASSARYGAGDLRVAEQLRGVAMVVCQDCRILVLQIIQSSRTTRATIRNNVISRLTLNLSPIYV, via the exons ATGGCACTTGATGTAACGGCCATAGCGGAGTACAACGACGACGAAAAAAGCAAAGAGGCGTTTGTAGAAACGGCGACTGGAGATAATAGCGAAACTTCGTCAGCGCACGTCGGTCCCGTCAGCAGTTGTCGGGCTGCGCGGAATATCGCCGCTGATAACGATAACAGTGCTAAACGAGGAGTACGGTGGTGTGCGGTGCGAAGTGCTGGTGCTAGTTTCAGTGACGATAACAACAACGAGCAGAACAATAATGATGAGAACGAGAATGACAATGATGATAACAACAACGTTGACGATAACGCAAGGAGGGGAGTGAACGACGGTGATCGTCCAACGTTCGGCGCTCGCGGTGAGTTTGAATCGGAGTTCGATCAAAGCGAACAATTATCGTTCAAAGCGTTGGGCCGTAGCCATTCGGCCTCCGGAGATAAGAACAATTACAGCAACAATAATCGTAGTGCGGAACGGGTTCACGTGAATGAGCGTGGTCGTTGCGCGGGGGAGGAAATCAATGGTAGCATCGAGAGCGTCAGCGGCAGCAGAAGCATCGGCTTGTCGGGCCGGACCGCAACAACCGGCGAATTAGGCATGATCGCAGAGTCCCCCATTTCTAACTCGGGCGGTAACAGCGGCAAGAATGCAAACTGGAGAAACAGTGAACGCCTCGCGGAAGTCGCGATGACCGCCGCAGCGGGCGGCGACGAGGAGGAGTCAGCCCTCGCCCGCATCGTCTCCCGAAACGAGCGCGACCACCGAGCTACCAGGTCCTGCGAAAACACCCCGGTCACAGCCAGCTGCTGTCCGACGATCGTCCGAAGCGGCAAGAAGCTTCATCAGCCACCTAGGCCTCGGTGTAGGCTTAACGCCGACAATTGTCTCAGCCTCCGCGACATCCTTCTGTCGTTTAATGGTCCGATCAGCGAGGAGCAGGCCTGGGCTCTCTGCTATCAGTGCGCCAGGTGCTTCAAGAACGCGATTTTTTCCCACCCTCATCCCTCACCTCGGAACGACGACCGTCTCTACCACGTCACCGAACTCTCCCACGTCCTCCTCCACAGGGACGGCGACGTGCATCAGTCAACCATGCGCAACCCACCGAATACTGCCGATACAG ATTCGAGGGAAGCGTTCACATCGGAACACAAG ttGGTGTTCTCGCTGGGTATGATAGTTTTCGCCGCTCTAGACTTTGGtctggacgaggaggaggaacgACGCGTAGCTCCAGATCTCGAAGCCCTAATAACGCTGATGACACAACCCG AGGATGAATCCGAGGCGGAGGACCGGCTCCAGGAAACCGACGACGAGGGTATCGAACGGGATTCTGGGGAGAGCGAGGACGACCCGATTCATCAGACTCCCGATGCTCACGGGGTTCATCCCGCTGGCTACATCCGGAGGGTTTGTACACCACGCGCCCCTGCACCATGCTCCATCAACACTGTGATACAG CTATGCACGAGGCATCTTCAGGGGACGTCGGAACAGGCGGATACTCACTACAAGGCGGTCGTCCGCGCTCTAGTCGCAGAGGCTCTGGAGTTGTCTCATTTTCTGGAAAAGGTCGCCGCCGACAAACAGGGCAATAATTCTACGTCGACCGTAACCGGTGATACAACGGAGCGGAATCTCGACACCCTCGACTTCAACGACTGG ACTAACGTCAGGATATGGCGGGCGCTGCAA GCCAGATTCTGGGTCCAAGTTATTGGAGAGCTGCGGCGTGGCGTGAAGTTGAAGAAAGTCGAAGGGTCGATCGGCCCAGGAGGTGAGGGAGGAACCGGAGGTGGACATCCCGGTGGAAAGCGTACTCGCGTCACCGGTCGAGGTATAGAGTTCGAATTGACACCTTACGAGATTTTGATGGACGATATCAGGGCACGCCGGTATCGACTGCGGACAACACCATCACCGTCGCCTGCTCACCTCAGGAAGGACGCCCACGCCGTCATTCTCGACTTCATTAGGAGTAGACCACCCCTTAAAAAG GCGTCCGAGCGGAAGCTGCCGCCGTTAAAGCGACAATCGACGCCGCATGAACTGCTGATGGAGAGTATAAAACGACCCCCTAAACCACTTCGGCCGTCCTGCAGCCCGAAAAGGCTCGGGAGAGACGACGCAACGGAACAGAGGACGCCAACGCGGGATTTCGTACTTTCAG GTACTGGAACCAAAGATGATGTCGAGACAACGAACGCCGGACTCGATACAACACCGAAAAGTTCTAGGCGTGCATCGAACGATCTATCTCGGCCGCCTCACCATCCACCGCGCCGTTTGATCATACCCGACGACGTCAAG CTCGACGGTGaggatgacgacgacgatgactgCTGGGGCGATGGGAATGAGATCGAGGACGACAACGACGAAGCTGAGGTTGAAGGGGAGCGACAGAGGGCCGGTGAGTCGGCGAATCCGTGGCGACGGACAGGTGGGCTCAGACTTACAAGAAACGAGTATCATCGTTTCTGCGACACGCAACTAgagt CTTACGACCTAGCGACCCAGTGCCCGACAAGGAGGATCTCTAATCGCCGGCACACAGTGACTAGCGTGACCAGCACTGGACTAGGGACGCTATCGCTTCCACACTCGAGACCACAGAGTCGGCTGTATGAGTCTCGGAATCTCAGGGATACGACTCTTCCCCGTGCGCCGAGATCGAAAGACCGAGATCGTTTTATCGAGCCGGAGTTGCCCTCCAGTGTAAGCAGCTCGCAGGACGAACTGGGACAAGAGGTATCGATGCTG AAGTCGTCAAGCAAGGGGGGAGGAAACTCGTCGCTCGGCAATATGTTCCTTGACGAACGTCTCTCGCTTACTCTCGAAGAGATTGTTCACATACGCAGCGTTCTGACCAAGGCGGAACTCGAATCGCTTCCGGTTGAGGGGCGGGTCAAAGAAGACGTGGAGAAGAGGCGGGTTTGTTTCTTATGCTTGAAAACCAGGTTCGGCATCCTTGGTCCGTGGGGCCAGCGCTGTCGGCTTTGTGAACGGACCGTTTGCGGAAAGTGTTACATCAAG ATGCGAATACCAACGGAACATTTCGCCCACGTGCCGGTCGTTCTCTTGTCACCGAGTTTGATGTTGTCACCGGCCTCCGAAGTGGATGGAAAGGAATACTCATCGCCGAGCCATGGCGCGGTTCGAAATCTCTGGCCCAGGCCGGCGGGCGGCGTTGGATCCGCACCAGCATCTCCGGCCACGAAACGGCGTGACCCGGCATTGAGAAACACCCCGACACCGACCCCAACTCCATCCTCTGTTAATATTTCGCATCGCGAGGATGACGGGACGGCCTGCAACAGCCTGCCGCCGAGCAACAGCAGCCCTGCCGCATCTTTCCAAAAAATGGACAAAAG TCGGAGATTTTACTGCAGCAGCGCGAACAGTAGCCCGGCCCGGACGTCTGCATCGTCGGCGCGTTATGGAGCTGGTGATTTACGGGTCGCCGAGCAGCTGCGAGGTGTAGCAATGGTCGTTTGCCAAGACTGCCGGATCCTGGTTCTTCAAATAATACAGAGCTCCCGTACAACGCGAGCAACGATACGCAACAACGTGATCTCACGACTGACATTGAACTTGTCTCCCATTTACGTTTAA
- the LOC124304889 gene encoding protein spire isoform X4, with translation MALDVTAIAEYNDDEKSKEAFVETATGDNSETSSAHVGPVSSCRAARNIAADNDNSAKRGVRWCAVRSAGASFSDDNNNEQNNNDENENDNDDNNNVDDNARRGVNDGDRPTFGARGEFESEFDQSEQLSFKALGRSHSASGDKNNYSNNNRSAERVHVNERGRCAGEEINGSIESVSGSRSIGLSGRTATTGELGMIAESPISNSGGNSGKNANWRNSERLAEVAMTAAAGGDEEESALARIVSRNERDHRATRSCENTPVTASCCPTIVRSGKKLHQPPRPRCRLNADNCLSLRDILLSFNGPISEEQAWALCYQCARCFKNAIFSHPHPSPRNDDRLYHVTELSHVLLHRDGDVHQSTMRNPPNTADTDSREAFTSEHKLVFSLGMIVFAALDFGLDEEEERRVAPDLEALITLMTQPEDESEAEDRLQETDDEGIERDSGESEDDPIHQTPDAHGVHPAGYIRRVCTPRAPAPCSINTVIQLCTRHLQGTSEQADTHYKAVVRALVAEALELSHFLEKVAADKQGNNSTSTVTGDTTERNLDTLDFNDWTNVRIWRALQARFWVQVIGELRRGVKLKKVEGSIGPGGEGGTGGGHPGGKRTRVTGRGIEFELTPYEILMDDIRARRYRLRTTPSPSPAHLRKDAHAVILDFIRSRPPLKKASERKLPPLKRQSTPHELLMESIKRPPKPLRPSCSPKRLGRDDATEQRTPTRDFVLSGTGTKDDVETTNAGLDTTPKSSRRASNDLSRPPHHPPRRLIIPDDVKLDGEDDDDDDCWGDGNEIEDDNDEAEVEGERQRAGESANPWRRTAYDLATQCPTRRISNRRHTVTSVTSTGLGTLSLPHSRPQSRLYESRNLRDTTLPRAPRSKDRDRFIEPELPSSVSSSQDELGQEVSMLKSSSKGGGNSSLGNMFLDERLSLTLEEIVHIRSVLTKAELESLPVEGRVKEDVEKRRVCFLCLKTRFGILGPWGQRCRLCERTVCGKCYIKMRIPTEHFAHVPVVLLSPSLMLSPASEVDGKEYSSPSHGAVRNLWPRPAGGVGSAPASPATKRRDPALRNTPTPTPTPSSVNISHREDDGTACNSLPPSNSSPAASFQKMDKSRRFYCSSANSSPARTSASSARYGAGDLRVAEQLRGVAMVVCQDCRILVLQIIQSSRTTRATIRNNVISRLTLNLSPIYV, from the exons ATGGCACTTGATGTAACGGCCATAGCGGAGTACAACGACGACGAAAAAAGCAAAGAGGCGTTTGTAGAAACGGCGACTGGAGATAATAGCGAAACTTCGTCAGCGCACGTCGGTCCCGTCAGCAGTTGTCGGGCTGCGCGGAATATCGCCGCTGATAACGATAACAGTGCTAAACGAGGAGTACGGTGGTGTGCGGTGCGAAGTGCTGGTGCTAGTTTCAGTGACGATAACAACAACGAGCAGAACAATAATGATGAGAACGAGAATGACAATGATGATAACAACAACGTTGACGATAACGCAAGGAGGGGAGTGAACGACGGTGATCGTCCAACGTTCGGCGCTCGCGGTGAGTTTGAATCGGAGTTCGATCAAAGCGAACAATTATCGTTCAAAGCGTTGGGCCGTAGCCATTCGGCCTCCGGAGATAAGAACAATTACAGCAACAATAATCGTAGTGCGGAACGGGTTCACGTGAATGAGCGTGGTCGTTGCGCGGGGGAGGAAATCAATGGTAGCATCGAGAGCGTCAGCGGCAGCAGAAGCATCGGCTTGTCGGGCCGGACCGCAACAACCGGCGAATTAGGCATGATCGCAGAGTCCCCCATTTCTAACTCGGGCGGTAACAGCGGCAAGAATGCAAACTGGAGAAACAGTGAACGCCTCGCGGAAGTCGCGATGACCGCCGCAGCGGGCGGCGACGAGGAGGAGTCAGCCCTCGCCCGCATCGTCTCCCGAAACGAGCGCGACCACCGAGCTACCAGGTCCTGCGAAAACACCCCGGTCACAGCCAGCTGCTGTCCGACGATCGTCCGAAGCGGCAAGAAGCTTCATCAGCCACCTAGGCCTCGGTGTAGGCTTAACGCCGACAATTGTCTCAGCCTCCGCGACATCCTTCTGTCGTTTAATGGTCCGATCAGCGAGGAGCAGGCCTGGGCTCTCTGCTATCAGTGCGCCAGGTGCTTCAAGAACGCGATTTTTTCCCACCCTCATCCCTCACCTCGGAACGACGACCGTCTCTACCACGTCACCGAACTCTCCCACGTCCTCCTCCACAGGGACGGCGACGTGCATCAGTCAACCATGCGCAACCCACCGAATACTGCCGATACAG ATTCGAGGGAAGCGTTCACATCGGAACACAAG ttGGTGTTCTCGCTGGGTATGATAGTTTTCGCCGCTCTAGACTTTGGtctggacgaggaggaggaacgACGCGTAGCTCCAGATCTCGAAGCCCTAATAACGCTGATGACACAACCCG AGGATGAATCCGAGGCGGAGGACCGGCTCCAGGAAACCGACGACGAGGGTATCGAACGGGATTCTGGGGAGAGCGAGGACGACCCGATTCATCAGACTCCCGATGCTCACGGGGTTCATCCCGCTGGCTACATCCGGAGGGTTTGTACACCACGCGCCCCTGCACCATGCTCCATCAACACTGTGATACAG CTATGCACGAGGCATCTTCAGGGGACGTCGGAACAGGCGGATACTCACTACAAGGCGGTCGTCCGCGCTCTAGTCGCAGAGGCTCTGGAGTTGTCTCATTTTCTGGAAAAGGTCGCCGCCGACAAACAGGGCAATAATTCTACGTCGACCGTAACCGGTGATACAACGGAGCGGAATCTCGACACCCTCGACTTCAACGACTGG ACTAACGTCAGGATATGGCGGGCGCTGCAA GCCAGATTCTGGGTCCAAGTTATTGGAGAGCTGCGGCGTGGCGTGAAGTTGAAGAAAGTCGAAGGGTCGATCGGCCCAGGAGGTGAGGGAGGAACCGGAGGTGGACATCCCGGTGGAAAGCGTACTCGCGTCACCGGTCGAGGTATAGAGTTCGAATTGACACCTTACGAGATTTTGATGGACGATATCAGGGCACGCCGGTATCGACTGCGGACAACACCATCACCGTCGCCTGCTCACCTCAGGAAGGACGCCCACGCCGTCATTCTCGACTTCATTAGGAGTAGACCACCCCTTAAAAAG GCGTCCGAGCGGAAGCTGCCGCCGTTAAAGCGACAATCGACGCCGCATGAACTGCTGATGGAGAGTATAAAACGACCCCCTAAACCACTTCGGCCGTCCTGCAGCCCGAAAAGGCTCGGGAGAGACGACGCAACGGAACAGAGGACGCCAACGCGGGATTTCGTACTTTCAG GTACTGGAACCAAAGATGATGTCGAGACAACGAACGCCGGACTCGATACAACACCGAAAAGTTCTAGGCGTGCATCGAACGATCTATCTCGGCCGCCTCACCATCCACCGCGCCGTTTGATCATACCCGACGACGTCAAG CTCGACGGTGaggatgacgacgacgatgactgCTGGGGCGATGGGAATGAGATCGAGGACGACAACGACGAAGCTGAGGTTGAAGGGGAGCGACAGAGGGCCGGTGAGTCGGCGAATCCGTGGCGACGGACAG CTTACGACCTAGCGACCCAGTGCCCGACAAGGAGGATCTCTAATCGCCGGCACACAGTGACTAGCGTGACCAGCACTGGACTAGGGACGCTATCGCTTCCACACTCGAGACCACAGAGTCGGCTGTATGAGTCTCGGAATCTCAGGGATACGACTCTTCCCCGTGCGCCGAGATCGAAAGACCGAGATCGTTTTATCGAGCCGGAGTTGCCCTCCAGTGTAAGCAGCTCGCAGGACGAACTGGGACAAGAGGTATCGATGCTG AAGTCGTCAAGCAAGGGGGGAGGAAACTCGTCGCTCGGCAATATGTTCCTTGACGAACGTCTCTCGCTTACTCTCGAAGAGATTGTTCACATACGCAGCGTTCTGACCAAGGCGGAACTCGAATCGCTTCCGGTTGAGGGGCGGGTCAAAGAAGACGTGGAGAAGAGGCGGGTTTGTTTCTTATGCTTGAAAACCAGGTTCGGCATCCTTGGTCCGTGGGGCCAGCGCTGTCGGCTTTGTGAACGGACCGTTTGCGGAAAGTGTTACATCAAG ATGCGAATACCAACGGAACATTTCGCCCACGTGCCGGTCGTTCTCTTGTCACCGAGTTTGATGTTGTCACCGGCCTCCGAAGTGGATGGAAAGGAATACTCATCGCCGAGCCATGGCGCGGTTCGAAATCTCTGGCCCAGGCCGGCGGGCGGCGTTGGATCCGCACCAGCATCTCCGGCCACGAAACGGCGTGACCCGGCATTGAGAAACACCCCGACACCGACCCCAACTCCATCCTCTGTTAATATTTCGCATCGCGAGGATGACGGGACGGCCTGCAACAGCCTGCCGCCGAGCAACAGCAGCCCTGCCGCATCTTTCCAAAAAATGGACAAAAG TCGGAGATTTTACTGCAGCAGCGCGAACAGTAGCCCGGCCCGGACGTCTGCATCGTCGGCGCGTTATGGAGCTGGTGATTTACGGGTCGCCGAGCAGCTGCGAGGTGTAGCAATGGTCGTTTGCCAAGACTGCCGGATCCTGGTTCTTCAAATAATACAGAGCTCCCGTACAACGCGAGCAACGATACGCAACAACGTGATCTCACGACTGACATTGAACTTGTCTCCCATTTACGTTTAA